A genomic window from Nitrospirota bacterium includes:
- a CDS encoding IPT/TIG domain-containing protein, producing MMTRIKRVGFLFFSLNFLLFLVSTELFAQQNPQKYFYDNLGRLQAVVDGQGNTAIYNYDQVGNLLSITNSLVSATGVSISYFNPVQGGVGVTVDIYGSGFSTTPNNNIVTFNGTSASVLSSTNTHIVTSVPSGATTGKIHISNSNGSTTSANAFVISQGVSVSINPPYYTLAVGGTLQFQATVTGTVNTRVLWSIEGPGSISSDGLYATSVSITQSAKILVHARSVVDFNQVATAIIELVPFGTMGPYLSPPLSVAIAQPPVGSTPDLFLSSPLSVAIAQPPVGSTPDLFLSSPLSVAIAQSSLSAPPELFLSTPLSVSLTPLINSISPMSAPAGSANLTITITGTGLSGATDVSFLLNGAVDSNLTSSNILVDSSGSSLTVVVKISNSATSGYRIVQISTPNGNSPATVLNGNIFTVN from the coding sequence ATGATGACCAGGATTAAGAGAGTTGGATTTTTATTTTTTTCTCTGAATTTCCTTTTATTCCTTGTTAGCACAGAGCTTTTTGCTCAACAAAATCCTCAAAAATATTTTTATGATAACTTAGGCCGTTTGCAGGCTGTTGTGGATGGCCAGGGCAATACGGCGATTTACAATTACGATCAGGTTGGGAATCTTCTCTCTATTACAAATTCTCTCGTTTCCGCAACAGGTGTTTCGATTTCTTATTTCAATCCCGTGCAGGGTGGAGTGGGTGTAACCGTAGATATCTATGGATCAGGATTCAGTACAACTCCAAACAACAATATCGTCACCTTTAATGGAACTTCGGCTTCGGTCTTAAGTTCGACCAATACCCATATTGTCACCTCAGTTCCGTCCGGTGCCACAACGGGGAAAATTCATATAAGCAATTCAAACGGTTCCACGACGAGTGCTAACGCGTTCGTCATTTCCCAAGGAGTTTCTGTTTCAATAAACCCGCCGTATTATACTTTAGCTGTTGGCGGTACCCTTCAATTTCAAGCCACCGTTACGGGAACAGTCAACACAAGGGTGCTATGGAGTATAGAAGGTCCAGGAAGTATTTCCTCGGATGGACTGTATGCGACATCTGTATCAATTACCCAATCTGCGAAAATTTTAGTGCATGCCAGGAGCGTTGTCGATTTTAATCAAGTGGCAACCGCGATTATCGAGCTGGTCCCATTTGGCACGATGGGGCCATATCTGTCCCCTCCTTTGAGTGTAGCGATTGCGCAGCCTCCGGTTGGTTCTACTCCTGACCTGTTTCTTTCGTCTCCTTTGAGTGTAGCGATTGCGCAGCCTCCGGTTGGTTCTACCCCTGATCTGTTTCTTTCGTCTCCTTTGAGTGTAGCGATTGCGCAGTCTTCGTTAAGCGCTCCGCCTGAGTTATTTCTTTCAACCCCATTGAGTGTTAGCTTAACACCGTTAATTAATTCAATTTCTCCGATGTCCGCTCCGGCAGGAAGTGCAAATTTAACTATTACGATAACCGGAACAGGTTTATCAGGTGCAACAGATGTTTCATTTTTACTAAATGGCGCTGTTGATTCTAATTTAACTAGCTCGAATATCCTCGTCGATTCGTCGGGATCATCGTTGACAGTCGTCGTGAAGATCTCAAACTCAGCGACTTCGGGGTATAGAATTGTGCAAATAAGCACTCCAAATGGAAATTCCCCCGCAACTGTCTTAAATGGAAATATTTTTACGGTAAATTGA